In the genome of Ignisphaera cupida, one region contains:
- the larE gene encoding ATP-dependent sacrificial sulfur transferase LarE, producing the protein MEHLEIDLKSLNNELRAKFEKLLNWFRDIGGPVVVAFSGGVDSSVVLAAATLALGKNNVIAVTAVSPTYPEDDLHWAKKIASILDVKHVFVESNELQNPYFVANPPNRCYFCKKSLSKELKDVANKFNAKTIVDGTNFSDLATHRPGYLAFKEEGVRSPLAEVGITKDEARLLAKALGLPNWSKPPMACLASRIPYGEQITVEKLRRVAEAEKIVKNLAGVTIIRVRDHGHIARIEVGRDERRKFFNEELMDRIAQELQKLGYKYVTLDLLGYRSGSMDEVLSKKIIPLQKQ; encoded by the coding sequence ATGGAACACTTAGAAATAGATTTAAAAAGTTTAAACAATGAGCTTAGAGCAAAATTTGAAAAGCTTTTGAATTGGTTTAGAGATATTGGAGGACCTGTAGTAGTGGCATTTTCTGGTGGTGTTGATAGTTCAGTGGTTCTAGCTGCTGCTACCCTTGCCCTCGGCAAGAACAATGTCATTGCTGTTACAGCTGTATCGCCAACATACCCCGAGGATGATCTTCACTGGGCAAAAAAGATTGCTAGTATCCTTGATGTTAAGCATGTTTTTGTTGAAAGCAACGAGCTGCAGAATCCATATTTTGTTGCTAACCCTCCGAATAGATGTTATTTCTGTAAAAAGTCTCTCTCGAAAGAGTTAAAGGATGTTGCTAATAAATTCAATGCAAAAACCATAGTTGATGGAACAAACTTCTCTGATCTAGCAACTCATAGACCAGGCTACTTAGCATTTAAGGAAGAGGGTGTTAGAAGCCCATTAGCAGAGGTTGGCATAACAAAGGATGAGGCAAGGCTATTGGCAAAAGCTCTTGGCTTACCTAATTGGAGTAAACCACCAATGGCTTGCTTAGCATCTAGAATACCATATGGAGAACAAATAACAGTTGAAAAACTAAGAAGAGTTGCAGAAGCAGAGAAAATTGTAAAGAACTTAGCAGGTGTTACCATAATTAGGGTTAGAGACCATGGACACATAGCAAGAATAGAGGTAGGTCGTGATGAGAGAAGAAAATTCTTTAACGAGGAATTAATGGATAGAATTGCTCAAGAGCTTCAAAAACTTGGATATAAATATGTTACTCTAGATCTTTTAGGTTATAGAAGTGGAAGCATGGATGAAGTATTGTCAAAGAAGATAATACCTCTTCAAAAGCAATAA
- the pheA gene encoding prephenate dehydratase codes for MVFIAAKKIEFDINALDLEILKLLVKRVELLKELGYENARFVLRSRLNRFLDDVAQHYALPRDSLALLLSYIDGFTLQLLKPLSVGFLGPRGSFTEEAAIKIFSDLGARLVSYNSIQDVFKAVEAGEIDYGVVPLENSLEGSVGETLDMLTYSNVKICGETELRISHCLIAKPGTKLEDIEIVLSHPMALAQCRSYISNKLKNVRIETRASTAEAVKEAVSKERVAAIGSALAAKLYGGEIIASGIEDNRENYTRFIAIGFKPLDKGVETKTSIIFTVKNVPGALYKALEPFAIRGINLTKIESRPIKGRPWEYMFFVDFAGSIEDAKVVEALEDVKRVTTSMKILGSYKRIV; via the coding sequence GTGGTATTTATAGCTGCTAAGAAAATTGAATTTGATATAAATGCTTTAGATCTTGAAATATTAAAGCTTCTAGTTAAGCGTGTAGAGCTTTTGAAAGAACTGGGATATGAAAATGCTAGATTTGTGCTAAGGTCTAGACTAAATAGGTTTTTAGATGATGTTGCTCAGCACTATGCGTTACCAAGAGATTCTTTAGCGCTTTTGCTTAGCTACATAGATGGTTTTACACTTCAGCTTTTAAAACCTCTATCTGTTGGTTTTCTTGGTCCTAGGGGGAGTTTCACAGAGGAAGCTGCAATAAAAATATTTAGTGATCTTGGAGCAAGACTTGTTTCATATAATTCAATTCAAGATGTTTTCAAAGCTGTTGAAGCTGGTGAAATAGATTATGGTGTTGTGCCCTTAGAGAATTCTCTAGAGGGTAGTGTAGGGGAAACACTAGACATGCTCACATACTCAAATGTGAAGATATGTGGCGAAACTGAGCTTAGAATAAGTCACTGCCTAATAGCAAAACCTGGAACGAAACTTGAAGACATAGAGATTGTTTTGAGCCATCCAATGGCATTGGCTCAGTGTAGAAGCTATATAAGCAATAAGCTGAAAAATGTTAGAATCGAGACGAGGGCAAGCACAGCTGAGGCTGTGAAGGAGGCTGTTAGCAAAGAGAGGGTAGCAGCCATAGGTTCAGCACTTGCAGCTAAGCTATATGGAGGAGAGATAATTGCTAGTGGGATAGAAGATAACAGAGAAAACTACACAAGATTTATAGCAATAGGCTTTAAGCCTCTTGATAAAGGAGTAGAAACAAAAACCTCGATAATATTTACTGTAAAGAATGTTCCAGGAGCACTTTACAAGGCTCTAGAGCCATTTGCTATTAGAGGTATAAACCTAACAAAAATAGAGTCGAGACCAATAAAAGGAAGGCCATGGGAATACATGTTCTTTGTAGACTTTGCTGGATCCATTGAAGATGCCAAGGTTGTTGAAGCTTTAGAAGATGTAAAAAGAGTTACAACTTCAATGAAAATACTTGGATCTTATAAAAGAATTGTATAG
- the trpC gene encoding indole-3-glycerol phosphate synthase TrpC produces the protein MPKIVSPWLKEVIEHNLSRPVLRISRFRDIYSLGERIEKFYSTGKVAVIAEYKLSSPSGFRVDRDAVEYVKIVEKHAVGISVLTEELYFKGSYRDLIKIAACTNIPILMKDIIISRNQIETAYNIGADAVLLIASILTDKELEQLYEDAKSFGLEAVVEIHSLDEAEDVINMGYLMIGVNARNLNTLKISLEHAYTVLSFIPNKFIKIAESGIRSVEDVKYLRNAGAKAFLIGTELMLNPNRIYQLTEASYL, from the coding sequence ATGCCAAAAATTGTTTCACCATGGCTTAAAGAGGTTATTGAGCATAACTTATCTAGACCGGTTTTAAGGATATCAAGGTTTAGAGATATTTACAGTCTTGGTGAAAGAATAGAAAAATTCTATAGCACTGGAAAAGTAGCAGTTATAGCAGAGTATAAACTAAGTTCTCCATCCGGTTTCAGAGTTGATAGAGATGCTGTAGAGTATGTAAAAATTGTTGAAAAACATGCTGTTGGAATAAGTGTCTTAACTGAAGAGCTTTACTTTAAAGGAAGCTACAGAGATTTAATTAAAATAGCTGCTTGCACCAACATACCAATTTTGATGAAGGACATAATTATTTCTAGAAATCAAATAGAAACAGCTTACAACATTGGTGCTGATGCAGTTTTGTTAATAGCATCGATATTAACAGATAAAGAGCTTGAGCAACTATATGAAGATGCAAAAAGCTTTGGACTAGAAGCTGTTGTTGAGATTCATAGCTTAGACGAAGCAGAAGATGTTATAAACATGGGATATCTAATGATAGGTGTTAATGCCAGAAATTTAAATACTCTTAAAATAAGTTTAGAACATGCATATACAGTTCTTAGTTTCATACCCAACAAATTTATAAAAATTGCTGAAAGCGGCATAAGAAGTGTTGAAGACGTTAAGTATCTTAGAAATGCTGGTGCAAAAGCATTTCTAATTGGAACAGAGCTTATGCTCAATCCAAATAGGATATATCAATTAACTGAAGCTAGCTATTTATAA
- a CDS encoding anthranilate synthase component II, with protein sequence MKLILIVDNYDSFVYNIAQIVGELGGAPIVVRNDELSIKAVERIDPDAIIISPGPGTPERREDIGVSIDIVKRFYRSTPILGICLGHQIIGYAFGSRIRRARTIMHGKISQIEILSDVEIFRGVPKIIKATRYHSLVVDSPPPEMIVAAMSIDDEEIMALAHTKYHVYGVQFHPESIETKYGKKILKNFIDLV encoded by the coding sequence TTGAAACTCATACTAATTGTAGATAACTACGATAGCTTTGTATACAACATAGCTCAAATAGTTGGTGAATTAGGTGGCGCACCTATTGTTGTTAGAAATGATGAATTGTCGATTAAAGCTGTTGAGAGAATAGATCCAGATGCAATAATTATATCCCCTGGTCCTGGAACACCAGAAAGAAGAGAGGATATCGGAGTATCCATCGACATAGTCAAGAGATTTTATAGATCAACACCTATACTTGGTATATGCCTTGGTCATCAAATTATAGGCTATGCATTTGGTTCTAGAATTAGAAGAGCTAGAACTATTATGCATGGAAAGATATCGCAAATAGAAATACTAAGTGATGTGGAGATATTTAGAGGTGTTCCCAAAATAATTAAGGCTACTAGATATCATAGCCTAGTCGTTGACTCCCCACCACCAGAAATGATTGTAGCAGCTATGTCTATAGATGATGAGGAGATAATGGCTTTAGCTCACACCAAGTATCATGTATATGGAGTTCAATTCCATCCTGAAAGCATTGAAACAAAATATGGTAAGAAAATACTGAAAAACTTTATTGATTTGGTGTAG
- a CDS encoding anthranilate synthase component I: MEIFPLKSMLSVEEVVKCFNNEEKVFAVYENLSRNSSMYSIVAWGVRSVVSGSDEDVLNSLRSSLEKTIDRRHLYPFDIGLIGYVSYDAVRLWEKVPDLKPHAEEWPFVEMFEPINIAVYDYSKGVVYVDGDSSELKKCRKSYALEMPRVSIYDSMLDGEKFVRAVEEVLKHIRDGYAFQVVISRFLRYAYAGDLADFYIILRRVNPSPHTYFMKFGDKVLIGASPELLYACRNRFVETYPIAGTRPRGATPEEDRALEEELIKSEKDRAEHLMLVDLARNDLGKVCEFGSVKVEKFMYVEKYSHVQHIVSKVVGVLKRKYTSVDLLKAMLPAGTVSGAPKPFAMRLIEEVEDYKRGPYAGAVGFFTTSGDSVAAIAIRTAFVYKDLIRIQAGAGIVYDSNPWLELEETDHKLAALKKALGVI, from the coding sequence ATGGAGATCTTCCCACTAAAGAGCATGCTAAGCGTTGAGGAAGTTGTTAAGTGTTTTAACAACGAGGAAAAAGTGTTTGCAGTATATGAAAATCTGTCAAGGAACAGTAGCATGTATAGCATAGTAGCATGGGGTGTGAGAAGTGTTGTTAGTGGAAGTGATGAGGATGTTTTGAATAGTCTTAGGTCGAGTCTTGAAAAGACTATTGATAGAAGGCATCTCTATCCCTTTGACATAGGCTTAATTGGTTATGTAAGCTATGATGCTGTTAGGCTGTGGGAGAAAGTACCTGATTTGAAGCCTCATGCAGAGGAATGGCCTTTTGTAGAAATGTTTGAGCCGATTAATATTGCTGTTTATGATTACAGCAAAGGCGTGGTTTATGTGGATGGAGATTCTAGTGAATTGAAAAAATGCAGAAAAAGTTATGCACTTGAAATGCCTAGGGTAAGCATCTATGACTCAATGTTAGATGGGGAGAAGTTTGTTAGAGCTGTTGAAGAAGTTCTTAAGCATATTAGAGATGGCTATGCATTTCAAGTTGTCATTTCCAGGTTTTTGAGATATGCCTATGCTGGTGATCTAGCAGATTTCTACATAATCCTTAGAAGAGTTAATCCATCGCCACACACATATTTCATGAAATTTGGTGATAAAGTATTAATTGGTGCTAGTCCAGAGTTGCTATATGCTTGTAGAAATAGGTTTGTGGAAACCTATCCAATAGCTGGAACAAGGCCTAGAGGTGCAACTCCTGAGGAGGATAGGGCTCTTGAGGAGGAGCTGATTAAATCTGAAAAGGATAGAGCTGAGCATTTAATGCTTGTTGACTTGGCTAGAAATGACCTGGGGAAGGTATGTGAATTTGGTTCTGTGAAAGTTGAGAAGTTTATGTATGTAGAGAAGTATAGTCATGTGCAACACATTGTATCAAAAGTTGTTGGGGTTTTGAAGAGGAAGTATACATCAGTAGACTTGCTAAAGGCTATGTTACCAGCAGGAACTGTTAGTGGTGCTCCAAAACCTTTTGCAATGAGGTTGATAGAGGAAGTTGAAGACTATAAGAGGGGGCCATATGCTGGTGCAGTTGGCTTTTTCACAACATCTGGAGACTCTGTGGCTGCAATAGCAATAAGAACAGCATTTGTATATAAAGACTTGATTAGAATACAAGCTGGAGCTGGAATAGTCTATGACTCTAATCCATGGCTAGAGCTAGAGGAGACCGATCATAAATTAGCTGCTTTGAAGAAAGCTCTTGGCGTGATTTGA
- a CDS encoding phosphoribosylanthranilate isomerase, whose amino-acid sequence MRIKLKICGVVNIEDAIEIDRIGVDFIGMVTDPASPRYVPETVVDEVRKIVHTPIVSVKVHGTPSDFAKSKASYVQIHRVLSDEELEELASFDTRRFILYVPASLDYLHYLKKVQRYFKMVLFDAPIKGVRSDPKVLRLLLDHHREAGVAGGITLENVHLYLELEPMWIDVSSGVEIRPGKKDLDKVRRLKEVVHQWRSSH is encoded by the coding sequence ATGAGGATTAAGTTAAAGATATGTGGAGTTGTAAATATTGAAGATGCTATCGAAATAGATAGAATAGGTGTTGATTTCATAGGTATGGTCACAGACCCCGCCAGCCCTAGGTATGTACCAGAGACTGTTGTTGATGAAGTTAGAAAAATTGTACATACACCAATTGTTAGTGTTAAGGTGCATGGAACACCAAGTGATTTTGCCAAGAGCAAAGCTAGTTATGTGCAAATTCATAGGGTCTTGTCAGATGAGGAGCTGGAGGAGCTAGCATCTTTTGATACAAGAAGATTTATACTTTATGTACCTGCATCTCTAGACTATCTCCACTACCTTAAGAAGGTTCAGAGATACTTCAAAATGGTTTTGTTTGATGCGCCAATCAAAGGTGTGAGGAGCGATCCAAAGGTTTTGCGCTTACTTCTTGATCATCATAGAGAGGCTGGGGTTGCTGGTGGAATAACTTTGGAGAATGTTCATCTGTATTTGGAGTTAGAGCCTATGTGGATAGATGTGTCGAGTGGTGTTGAGATTAGACCTGGTAAAAAGGATTTGGATAAGGTTAGAAGATTGAAGGAGGTTGTTCATCAATGGAGATCTTCCCACTAA
- the trpD gene encoding anthranilate phosphoribosyltransferase, which translates to MIYNQLLRRVVDFSSLTEEEAREVALAIMSGEVPDAIISAFLIALRMKREGVDEIVGFAKAMREKAVKISAEHAIDVVGTGGDGVGTVNVSTATAILSSMLHPVAKHGNRAVSGRSGSADVLEALGYKIEVEPSKASEILSKTGFVFLFAPLYHPAMKKVASIRRLLGVRTIFNILGPLTNPGGVKRQVIGVFSKTFAKLVAEAVTRLGYERVLVVHGEPGIDEVSPSGITHVYEVNGHRVDYYTITPEDLGVERMPIQKLIVNNAVESALRILRASMGLDREVGIFIKMNTAFALYVANVVKDYRDGFEYVDQLLPKLVDRIEQLVKTNGDENKFRSLLAKVL; encoded by the coding sequence ATGATTTATAATCAGCTCCTTAGGAGGGTTGTTGATTTTAGTAGTTTAACAGAGGAAGAGGCTAGGGAAGTAGCCCTAGCTATTATGAGTGGGGAAGTGCCAGATGCAATTATTTCAGCTTTTCTCATTGCTCTTAGAATGAAGAGAGAAGGTGTTGATGAGATAGTGGGATTTGCTAAAGCTATGAGGGAAAAAGCTGTGAAAATATCTGCCGAACATGCAATTGATGTTGTTGGAACTGGTGGAGATGGTGTAGGAACAGTAAATGTTAGTACAGCAACAGCTATTCTTTCATCGATGCTACATCCAGTGGCTAAACATGGGAATAGAGCAGTTAGTGGTAGAAGTGGTTCGGCAGATGTTTTAGAGGCTCTAGGCTATAAAATAGAGGTTGAGCCATCGAAAGCATCTGAAATTCTAAGTAAAACAGGTTTTGTTTTCCTCTTTGCCCCTCTCTATCACCCAGCAATGAAGAAAGTAGCATCGATAAGAAGATTGCTAGGGGTTAGAACAATATTCAATATCTTAGGTCCTTTAACAAATCCAGGTGGTGTTAAGAGACAGGTAATAGGGGTGTTTTCAAAAACATTTGCAAAACTTGTTGCTGAAGCAGTAACTAGGCTTGGCTATGAAAGAGTGCTGGTTGTTCATGGTGAGCCTGGTATAGATGAGGTTTCACCTTCTGGAATTACCCATGTGTATGAGGTTAATGGACATAGAGTTGATTACTATACGATTACTCCTGAGGATTTAGGTGTAGAGAGAATGCCGATACAAAAGCTGATTGTAAACAATGCTGTGGAGTCAGCACTAAGAATTTTAAGAGCGTCAATGGGTTTAGATAGGGAAGTAGGTATATTCATAAAAATGAATACTGCATTTGCTTTGTATGTAGCCAATGTGGTTAAGGACTATAGGGATGGTTTTGAATATGTAGATCAGCTTTTACCGAAACTCGTAGATAGAATTGAGCAATTAGTTAAGACAAATGGTGATGAAAACAAGTTTAGAAGTCTCTTGGCGAAGGTGCTATGA